In one Mucilaginibacter ginsenosidivorax genomic region, the following are encoded:
- a CDS encoding RagB/SusD family nutrient uptake outer membrane protein: MKRIKNIHIAAVLILVILAGCKKYEQFPVDKVGIQYVFDPKDSLGSSAQEFLYGIYPVMKSGHNRVGGDYLDAASDDAMSSASGPTNQVTILGTAAYNSYTIPADENLWAYYYAGIRKANIFVNNIGVVPVMAKYKGYSQKYVWKSEARFLRALFYFELVKRYGGVPLLGDKVFTISDNVSLPRNSFADCIKYITSECDAIKDTLLTAPVDNPNADAHRVTKGAALALKARVLLYAASPLFNGGNIDAANPLTGYTDNSLARWAAASAAAKDVMNLGAYSLPNDFKGVFLNQNNSEMILIRQTGSDNAIETANAPIGFPGAAAKGQTSPSQQLVDAFPMSNGLAITDPASGYDSNNPYANRDPRLGYTVFYNGARWLNSDLQLYEGGQSKPNTSLQQTKTGYYMRKFMGNEENANSFQGHNADWLVIRYADVILGHAEAENEVNGATSDVYNDMISIRKRAGIAAGGNGLYGLKAGMTKDEMRDAIHNERRIEFAFEESRYWDIRRWKTADVVMNQPLKGMSINKIGSSLTYNIVTALDTKFNQPAMYLYPIPYDEVLKNPNMKQNPGW, encoded by the coding sequence ATGAAGAGAATTAAAAATATACACATAGCGGCCGTACTTATTTTGGTAATACTGGCAGGATGTAAAAAATATGAGCAATTTCCGGTTGATAAGGTAGGCATTCAATACGTGTTTGATCCTAAGGATTCCTTAGGCAGCAGCGCGCAGGAATTTTTGTATGGCATTTACCCGGTAATGAAAAGCGGGCATAACCGGGTAGGCGGCGATTACCTGGATGCCGCATCTGACGATGCTATGTCATCGGCATCGGGGCCAACAAACCAGGTAACCATTTTGGGTACCGCCGCATACAACTCATACACCATTCCTGCCGATGAAAACCTTTGGGCATACTATTATGCAGGCATCCGCAAGGCCAATATTTTTGTGAATAACATTGGCGTAGTGCCGGTGATGGCCAAATACAAAGGCTATTCGCAAAAGTACGTGTGGAAAAGCGAGGCCCGTTTTTTAAGGGCGCTGTTTTACTTTGAACTGGTAAAACGTTATGGCGGTGTGCCGTTGCTTGGCGATAAAGTATTTACCATAAGCGATAACGTATCGCTGCCCCGTAACTCATTTGCCGATTGCATTAAATACATTACAAGCGAATGCGATGCCATTAAAGATACATTGCTAACCGCCCCGGTTGATAACCCAAATGCCGACGCGCACCGGGTAACCAAGGGCGCCGCGCTGGCCTTAAAGGCAAGGGTGTTATTATACGCCGCCAGCCCCTTATTTAACGGCGGTAACATTGATGCCGCAAACCCGCTTACCGGTTATACCGATAATAGTTTGGCCCGCTGGGCAGCTGCATCGGCGGCGGCAAAGGATGTCATGAACCTGGGCGCTTACTCGTTGCCTAATGATTTTAAGGGTGTGTTTTTGAACCAGAATAATAGCGAAATGATACTGATAAGGCAAACGGGTTCTGATAACGCGATTGAAACCGCCAATGCGCCGATAGGTTTCCCGGGCGCGGCTGCCAAAGGCCAAACCAGCCCAAGCCAGCAACTGGTAGATGCTTTCCCGATGAGTAACGGCCTGGCTATTACCGACCCGGCATCTGGCTACGACAGCAATAACCCCTACGCCAACCGCGACCCGCGACTTGGTTATACCGTGTTTTATAATGGCGCCCGCTGGCTTAACAGCGACCTGCAACTTTATGAGGGTGGCCAAAGTAAGCCAAATACCAGCCTGCAACAAACCAAAACAGGCTACTACATGCGCAAATTTATGGGTAACGAAGAAAACGCGAACAGTTTCCAGGGCCATAACGCCGATTGGCTGGTGATACGCTATGCAGATGTGATATTAGGGCATGCCGAGGCGGAAAACGAAGTAAATGGCGCTACCAGCGATGTTTATAACGATATGATCAGCATTCGCAAGCGGGCAGGCATTGCAGCCGGCGGCAATGGCCTATACGGCTTAAAAGCAGGTATGACCAAAGATGAGATGCGCGATGCCATCCACAACGAACGCCGGATAGAATTTGCCTTTGAAGAGAGCCGCTACTGGGATATCCGCCGCTGGAAAACAGCCGATGTGGTCATGAACCAGCCATTGAAAGGTATGTCTATCAATAAAATAGGATCGAGCTTAACCTATAATATAGTTACAGCGCTGGATACCAAATTTAACCAGCCTGCTATGTACCTGTACCCTATACCCTACGATGAAGTGTTAAAGAACCCGAATATGAAACAAAATCCCGGATGGTAA
- a CDS encoding SusC/RagA family TonB-linked outer membrane protein, with amino-acid sequence MRKFILFFQIIIAMLPVVVFAQNKTVTGTVRDLTGALPGASVVEKGLPTNGVITNGNGKFSLILKGQSNTIIVKFIGYIPQAYTFKDGNTADIILQTNSNGLDEVAVVGYGKRSRPTNTGAVSSISAADIRTVPTANVQNALTGKLPGFFSQQASGQPGKDASDFYIRGVSSLNPAGNQPLIIVDDIQYSYDQLQQINVNEIESISILKDASTTAIYGIKGANGVLVVTTRRGKSGAPKVNLRVETGLQAPTKTPTFLDSYNSAVLINEAYGNDGLNKPFTQADIDHFKAGDDPYGHPDVDWYNKIFKKNTYQANTNLDISGGNNALKYFISGGILKQNGLVRDFADPQSLVNTNYYFNRYNFRSNLDLKANKTLDLRLDVTTRFSDLNQPYNENAVGEIYNFTKETPFTAPYINPNGSYSYAYSPFNPEHLPTLNARLATGGYQHSRRTDFNFLFGATQKLDALTEGLSLTGRVAYSSIEQFTKQIFNGGIPAYHFDPTTNQYALRPGATYVYTPYALTGNTDINSNNYDVQLYANYDHNFSNSHHVTGLLLFNQTSQTYNAQSLLDASLVAVPQKFQGISGKLGYDYKQKYLLEFNIAYNGTDRFAANHRFGYFPAISVGYNLVKEKFFTDKFPVFSLFKIRGSYGLVGSDAAPGNRYVYNQVYKQGGGYYFNETPQGYGTIYEDALSNPNVVWERAKKTDVGLDMNLFNDKISATIDFFHDIRYDQLIVPGSVPEIIGVALPAVNIGKTRNQGFDGQISYHSTLGKVQYNVGLVFSYAKNKILFQDEASPAYPWLASTGKPIGQQFGYHYLGYYTANDISAINAYQAAHGGSNAGNPIAVPDNGLPLQPGDLRYQDLNGDGIINVFDKRAIGNPNLPNTSLGLSLQAVYKGFSISALFAGSFNYSFAVLGTGIEPFQSQFQPIHQERWTPATAGTANFPRLTTNPTSVNSPTSYFSDYWLINAHYIRLKTIDVGYQLPTKLLPFKINNARIYLSAYNLFTWTNFKKYQQDPEVATNTAGDAYINQRVLNIGIQAGF; translated from the coding sequence ATGAGAAAATTCATACTTTTCTTTCAAATAATAATAGCCATGCTCCCGGTGGTGGTATTTGCGCAAAACAAAACCGTAACCGGTACCGTGCGCGACCTTACCGGCGCTTTGCCGGGCGCATCAGTGGTTGAAAAAGGATTGCCAACCAACGGGGTAATTACCAATGGCAACGGTAAATTTAGCCTTATACTTAAAGGGCAGTCAAACACTATCATTGTTAAATTCATCGGTTATATACCGCAGGCCTATACGTTTAAGGATGGCAACACAGCCGATATTATCCTGCAAACCAACAGCAACGGTTTAGATGAGGTTGCAGTAGTAGGTTATGGCAAAAGATCGAGGCCTACCAATACCGGCGCTGTAAGTTCCATTTCGGCGGCTGATATACGTACTGTGCCAACGGCTAACGTGCAGAATGCTTTAACCGGTAAATTGCCGGGCTTTTTCTCGCAGCAGGCATCGGGCCAGCCGGGTAAAGATGCATCTGACTTTTATATCCGTGGCGTAAGTTCATTAAACCCCGCAGGTAACCAGCCCTTAATTATTGTTGATGATATTCAGTATAGTTACGACCAGCTGCAGCAGATCAACGTAAACGAAATTGAAAGTATCTCGATATTAAAAGATGCCTCAACCACGGCTATTTACGGTATTAAAGGTGCCAATGGTGTATTGGTGGTAACTACCCGTCGTGGTAAAAGCGGAGCGCCAAAAGTAAATTTAAGGGTCGAGACCGGCTTGCAGGCGCCTACCAAAACGCCAACCTTTTTAGATTCATACAACTCGGCAGTATTAATTAACGAAGCCTACGGTAACGATGGGCTTAACAAACCATTCACGCAGGCAGATATTGACCATTTTAAGGCCGGCGACGACCCTTACGGGCACCCGGATGTCGACTGGTATAACAAAATATTCAAGAAAAATACCTACCAGGCCAATACCAACCTGGATATATCGGGCGGTAACAACGCGCTTAAGTATTTTATCTCTGGTGGTATCCTGAAACAAAATGGATTGGTGCGTGACTTTGCCGATCCGCAGAGTTTGGTAAACACCAACTATTATTTCAACAGGTATAACTTCCGCTCCAATCTCGATTTAAAAGCCAACAAAACGTTAGACCTTCGTTTAGATGTAACCACCCGTTTTTCTGACTTGAATCAGCCTTATAACGAGAATGCCGTGGGCGAGATCTATAATTTTACCAAAGAGACGCCATTTACCGCGCCCTACATCAACCCCAATGGTTCGTACTCTTATGCTTACTCGCCGTTTAACCCCGAGCATTTGCCAACGCTGAATGCCAGGCTGGCAACCGGTGGCTACCAGCACTCGCGCCGTACCGACTTTAACTTCCTGTTCGGTGCTACCCAGAAACTGGATGCGTTAACCGAAGGTTTATCATTAACCGGCAGGGTTGCTTACTCCAGCATTGAGCAGTTTACCAAGCAAATTTTTAATGGCGGTATCCCGGCTTATCACTTTGATCCAACAACTAATCAATATGCTTTAAGGCCGGGTGCCACTTATGTATATACACCTTACGCGCTTACGGGTAATACTGATATCAACAGCAACAACTATGATGTACAGCTATATGCCAACTACGATCATAATTTTAGCAACTCGCACCATGTAACCGGCTTGCTGTTGTTTAACCAAACATCACAAACCTACAATGCGCAGTCGCTGCTGGATGCCTCGCTGGTTGCGGTGCCGCAAAAATTCCAGGGCATATCCGGCAAGTTAGGGTACGATTATAAGCAGAAATACCTGTTGGAGTTTAATATTGCTTACAACGGTACCGATAGGTTTGCAGCCAATCACCGGTTTGGGTATTTCCCGGCTATAAGCGTAGGGTACAACCTGGTGAAAGAGAAGTTTTTTACTGATAAGTTCCCGGTGTTTAGCCTGTTCAAAATAAGAGGTAGCTATGGCCTGGTAGGCTCAGATGCTGCGCCAGGTAACCGGTACGTGTACAACCAGGTTTATAAACAGGGCGGTGGCTATTATTTTAACGAAACGCCACAGGGCTACGGCACTATTTACGAAGATGCCCTTAGTAATCCCAATGTAGTTTGGGAGCGCGCCAAAAAAACCGACGTAGGTTTGGATATGAACTTATTTAACGATAAGATCTCGGCCACTATCGACTTTTTCCACGATATCCGCTACGATCAGCTGATTGTTCCGGGTAGTGTGCCCGAAATTATTGGTGTAGCCTTACCAGCGGTAAACATTGGTAAAACCCGCAACCAGGGTTTCGACGGGCAGATATCATACCACAGTACATTAGGAAAAGTACAATACAATGTAGGCCTGGTATTTTCATACGCCAAAAACAAAATTCTGTTCCAAGATGAGGCATCGCCTGCCTATCCGTGGCTGGCTTCAACCGGCAAACCAATAGGGCAGCAGTTTGGCTACCATTACCTGGGTTACTACACGGCTAATGATATATCGGCCATCAACGCCTACCAGGCCGCTCACGGCGGATCAAACGCGGGTAACCCTATAGCCGTGCCCGATAACGGCCTGCCGCTGCAACCCGGCGACCTGCGTTACCAGGATTTGAACGGCGATGGTATCATCAATGTGTTTGATAAACGTGCAATTGGCAATCCTAATTTGCCTAATACATCGCTGGGCTTGTCGTTGCAGGCGGTGTATAAAGGGTTTAGCATCAGTGCGCTGTTTGCCGGTTCGTTTAACTATAGCTTCGCGGTGCTGGGCACCGGTATCGAGCCGTTTCAGAGCCAGTTTCAGCCCATCCACCAGGAACGCTGGACACCGGCAACTGCAGGTACCGCCAACTTCCCGAGGTTAACCACCAACCCTACATCGGTTAACAGCCCTACATCTTACTTCTCGGATTACTGGCTTATTAACGCGCATTATATCCGCTTAAAAACAATTGACGTGGGTTACCAGCTGCCTACCAAATTGCTGCCATTTAAAATTAATAATGCCCGTATTTACTTAAGCGCATACAACCTGTTTACATGGACAAACTTTAAAAAATACCAGCAGGATCCTGAGGTAGCCACCAATACCGCAGGCGACGCATACATTAACCAACGGGTGCTTAATATTGGTATCCAGGCCGGGTTTTAA
- a CDS encoding DUF4961 domain-containing protein, whose translation MRSYLHIKGKGLWKFCALTALAIVLACCGEVITSVDQPATATAGSTMTVTVHLSIPTAADGGPDYLVFGFLVPKGWKAAQNTVVTYSGAQGSGNMTLIPEGTLGKNGNGLTWTAYMKKTFQIGGNLIDDMEWVAYQSDKAYSHTGGLEFKGDITIKTKVAADNNNYLVKLGYTITDTGHGFTSDQFGTYYSEVVTPCFEVTGGTGDLIDFCNPQLTTVNPPKSLDNDIITLTFDGTVVNTPLNNATETYLCATAYTSDGKTISVCEQTDKTKMIQAVPNSKKYQLTFWPKSFFNTTAAQTITKIEYFITDKTGTAKVGYGNTLAPFVYTFKCS comes from the coding sequence ATGAGATCATACTTACATATAAAAGGTAAAGGTTTATGGAAGTTTTGTGCCTTAACTGCCCTGGCTATTGTGCTGGCCTGCTGCGGCGAGGTGATAACCAGCGTTGACCAGCCTGCAACTGCAACAGCAGGGTCTACAATGACGGTAACTGTTCACCTATCTATACCAACCGCTGCAGATGGCGGCCCAGACTACCTGGTGTTTGGCTTTTTGGTCCCTAAAGGATGGAAAGCGGCACAAAATACCGTTGTAACCTACTCCGGCGCGCAGGGCAGCGGCAACATGACGCTGATACCCGAAGGAACCTTAGGCAAAAACGGAAACGGCCTTACCTGGACAGCCTACATGAAAAAAACTTTCCAGATAGGTGGTAACCTTATTGACGATATGGAATGGGTGGCTTATCAATCAGATAAAGCATATTCGCACACCGGCGGGCTTGAATTTAAGGGCGATATCACCATTAAAACAAAAGTGGCTGCCGATAATAATAACTACCTGGTAAAATTAGGCTACACCATTACCGATACCGGCCACGGCTTTACCAGCGATCAGTTTGGTACCTATTACAGCGAAGTGGTAACACCCTGCTTTGAAGTTACAGGCGGCACCGGCGACCTGATTGATTTTTGCAATCCGCAGCTTACCACTGTTAACCCGCCAAAATCGTTAGATAATGACATCATTACTTTAACTTTTGATGGTACTGTTGTTAACACACCGCTAAACAACGCTACCGAAACTTACCTGTGCGCTACCGCTTATACCAGCGATGGTAAAACCATCAGCGTTTGCGAGCAAACCGATAAAACCAAAATGATACAGGCGGTGCCAAACAGTAAAAAGTACCAGCTAACGTTTTGGCCCAAATCGTTTTTTAATACTACGGCCGCGCAAACCATCACCAAAATAGAGTATTTCATTACCGATAAAACAGGCACGGCAAAGGTTGGCTATGGTAACACACTGGCGCCGTTTGTTTACACTTTTAAGTGCTCGTAA
- a CDS encoding SusC/RagA family TonB-linked outer membrane protein has protein sequence MAYCYLKKCFTGFVILMLMLVKTGYAAMQDTTGRGSTHPGWVSGVVLDEYANPLNGVKVMIKGKTDASFTDKDGRFEINAATGDKLVFTMLNYYTSEVKISSKSPVTIRLLDTYLKAPETINVLYGTKKAFANLGSVAAIYTNQLTTTPASLYTYALPGQLPGLYTQQYSGFASPQTSTQTVADFIGNVVQHNNYSANDNTEIGLSLRGQTPITIIDGVQREISSIDPESIESVSVLKDALSNILLGINSSRGVLLITTKHGQAGAPRISFTAEAGSQHPLDLPKPLPAYQYAYLYNEALQNDGKPTIYTADDFNAYRNHTDPAHHPDVNWFNTLLRNSSPISSYKLNVNGGSSVAQYSVSLNYMDQQGMFKTSPAATYNTNNELSRYIINSDLSVNVTKKFTVDLQLFGRIQQATQPGTGYSGILNTLYNTPNNAYPVYNPNGSFGGTTLFTNNLLSQSQFSGYQRTNSNDVMANLDLNYDLSSVTKGLSVKLKGNLAFESQGLVNRSLQNNTYLLNKDSSYSAVGTPISQSNGFATVSSARYSFAQAALNYERQFGKGTVSGMLLYDTRSVVLNYDLSGVTTNRAAKLGYNYDGKYFIEASANSSGYNRYPPGNQYGMFYAVGLGWQMGQERFIKDISWISSWKWRATYGKTGNANVDNFGYYNFLQTYGTSIGYPYTLGTARSVIQSYNENTLANPYIRWENAKKLDIGTDISLFKDHFKITADYFHDRYYDLLQTRGNSIALLGTTYSAENIGVKLYKGTELTLTYQDHVGNLNYFITGNATRQTSTNVFSDEEPAPYPWLRHTGLSNDVIFGYTALGFFKNAQDAAASATTVGYTPQAGDVKYKDLNGDHVINQFDQSAIANTKPLIYYGLSFGVNYKGFSVSVIMQGVTNHQIIYNNNLVNGFAGIGPFGNIYSGQGYDALTGRWTPETADIATLPRLSSTGNVNNGLLSTLYIRSANYMRLKNAEVGYSLPLEWARKLRLSGIRVFANGENLYTFYGYKGVDPEVYGLAYPIQRVFNAGINIKL, from the coding sequence ATGGCTTATTGCTACTTAAAGAAATGCTTTACAGGTTTCGTCATATTGATGCTTATGCTGGTAAAAACCGGGTACGCAGCTATGCAGGATACCACAGGCAGGGGTAGTACCCATCCTGGTTGGGTAAGCGGGGTTGTACTTGATGAATATGCCAACCCTTTAAACGGGGTTAAGGTAATGATAAAAGGTAAAACCGATGCCAGCTTTACCGATAAAGACGGTCGCTTCGAGATTAACGCTGCCACCGGCGACAAGCTGGTATTTACGATGCTTAACTATTACACCAGCGAAGTAAAGATCAGCAGTAAAAGCCCTGTCACCATAAGATTGCTTGATACCTATTTAAAAGCGCCCGAAACGATAAACGTATTATACGGCACAAAAAAGGCATTTGCAAACCTGGGGTCGGTCGCCGCCATTTATACCAACCAGCTTACAACTACACCGGCATCGTTGTATACCTATGCATTGCCGGGGCAACTGCCAGGCTTGTATACGCAGCAATACAGTGGTTTTGCCAGCCCGCAAACCAGCACCCAAACCGTGGCCGATTTTATTGGCAACGTGGTGCAGCACAACAATTACTCGGCAAATGATAATACCGAAATAGGTTTATCGCTGCGCGGACAAACGCCTATAACCATCATTGATGGGGTACAGCGCGAAATCTCTTCTATCGATCCGGAAAGTATCGAATCTGTATCGGTTTTAAAGGATGCCTTGTCAAACATTTTGCTGGGCATCAACAGCTCGCGCGGCGTTTTACTGATCACTACCAAACATGGCCAGGCAGGTGCGCCCCGCATTTCGTTTACGGCCGAAGCAGGTTCGCAGCATCCCCTGGATCTGCCGAAACCACTGCCGGCCTACCAGTATGCTTATTTATATAACGAAGCGCTGCAAAACGATGGCAAGCCAACTATTTACACCGCCGATGACTTTAACGCCTACCGCAACCATACCGATCCTGCTCATCATCCGGATGTAAACTGGTTTAATACCTTGCTGCGTAACAGTTCGCCAATTAGCAGCTACAAACTGAATGTTAACGGCGGCAGCAGCGTGGCGCAATACAGTGTGTCGTTAAACTATATGGATCAGCAGGGCATGTTTAAAACCTCGCCGGCTGCAACGTATAATACCAATAACGAACTTAGCCGCTACATTATCAATTCCGATTTGAGTGTAAACGTTACCAAAAAGTTTACGGTTGATTTGCAATTGTTTGGCCGTATTCAACAGGCCACTCAGCCGGGAACAGGCTACTCGGGCATCTTGAACACATTGTACAATACGCCAAACAACGCTTACCCCGTTTATAACCCTAACGGATCATTCGGCGGTACTACCTTGTTTACCAATAACCTGTTATCGCAATCGCAGTTTTCGGGCTACCAGCGCACCAACAGTAACGATGTAATGGCCAACCTCGATCTTAATTACGATTTAAGCAGCGTAACAAAAGGCCTCTCGGTAAAACTAAAGGGCAACCTGGCTTTTGAATCGCAGGGCCTGGTAAACCGGTCGCTGCAAAACAATACCTATTTGCTTAACAAAGATAGTTCATACTCGGCAGTGGGTACACCAATATCGCAATCAAACGGCTTTGCCACGGTATCAAGCGCCCGTTATTCTTTTGCGCAGGCCGCTTTAAATTACGAGAGACAGTTTGGAAAAGGCACCGTAAGCGGCATGTTATTGTACGATACCCGGTCGGTTGTTTTAAATTATGACTTATCTGGCGTTACCACCAACAGGGCGGCCAAATTGGGCTACAACTACGATGGCAAATACTTTATTGAAGCATCGGCCAATAGTAGCGGCTACAACAGGTATCCGCCCGGTAACCAGTATGGCATGTTTTACGCGGTTGGCTTAGGCTGGCAAATGGGGCAGGAGCGCTTTATAAAAGATATTAGCTGGATAAGCTCATGGAAATGGCGCGCTACTTATGGCAAAACCGGCAACGCCAATGTTGATAATTTTGGCTACTATAACTTTTTGCAAACCTACGGTACGTCAATCGGCTACCCGTATACACTGGGTACTGCCCGCAGCGTAATTCAAAGCTATAATGAAAATACCCTGGCCAACCCTTACATCCGTTGGGAAAACGCCAAAAAACTGGATATTGGTACCGATATCTCCCTGTTTAAAGATCATTTTAAAATTACTGCCGATTACTTTCATGACAGGTACTACGACCTGTTACAAACCCGCGGTAATAGCATAGCCTTGTTAGGAACCACCTACTCGGCGGAGAATATTGGTGTGAAGTTGTATAAAGGTACCGAGCTTACCTTAACCTACCAGGACCACGTCGGTAATTTAAATTACTTTATTACCGGTAATGCAACCCGCCAAACATCAACCAATGTATTCAGCGATGAAGAGCCCGCGCCGTATCCATGGTTAAGGCACACCGGCTTATCAAACGATGTGATATTTGGCTATACTGCTTTGGGTTTCTTTAAAAACGCGCAGGATGCGGCCGCCAGCGCCACCACAGTGGGCTACACGCCACAGGCAGGAGATGTAAAATACAAAGATCTTAACGGCGACCACGTTATTAACCAGTTTGATCAATCGGCTATAGCCAATACCAAACCTTTAATTTATTACGGCTTATCGTTTGGTGTTAACTATAAAGGTTTTAGTGTAAGCGTAATTATGCAGGGCGTTACCAACCACCAGATTATTTACAACAACAACCTGGTAAATGGCTTTGCAGGCATTGGTCCGTTTGGTAACATTTACTCGGGCCAGGGCTATGACGCCTTAACCGGAAGGTGGACACCAGAAACCGCCGATATAGCTACCCTGCCGCGCTTATCATCAACCGGCAATGTTAACAATGGTTTGCTATCAACATTGTATATCCGGTCGGCAAATTACATGAGGCTTAAAAATGCCGAAGTGGGATACAGCCTGCCGCTGGAGTGGGCACGCAAATTAAGATTATCGGGCATCAGGGTATTTGCCAATGGCGAAAACCTGTACACATTTTACGGCTACAAAGGCGTGGATCCGGAAGTGTATGGTTTGGCATACCCCATACAGCGCGTGTTTAATGCAGGTATAAACATTAAGCTTTAA
- a CDS encoding DUF5004 domain-containing protein translates to MKKNNIMQQCGFLLVAIAAILMASCKAEKVLPVKESIKDITGSWQVIRATRNGTELTTLIDFTKFRVNFKDGGYTIENPLPFLVNANGKFSLDDPEYPFKITFTATGGTAVSTPFNYPIVNGKRQLSITFSPGCPNNSYVYVLQKVN, encoded by the coding sequence ATGAAAAAGAATAATATAATGCAACAGTGCGGCTTTTTGCTGGTAGCGATAGCGGCTATTTTGATGGCATCATGCAAAGCCGAAAAGGTATTGCCGGTAAAAGAATCTATCAAAGATATCACGGGCAGCTGGCAGGTGATCAGGGCAACCCGCAACGGCACCGAGCTTACCACCCTTATCGATTTTACCAAATTCAGGGTAAACTTTAAAGATGGCGGCTATACCATTGAAAACCCGCTGCCTTTTTTGGTAAATGCCAACGGCAAATTCTCGCTCGACGATCCGGAATATCCGTTTAAAATAACGTTTACGGCAACCGGGGGCACCGCTGTATCAACACCATTCAATTACCCTATTGTGAATGGCAAAAGGCAGCTGAGCATCACTTTTAGCCCGGGCTGCCCAAACAACAGCTATGTGTACGTACTGCAAAAAGTTAACTAA